CCTGTGGTTTTGACCACCAGAATTTGCCGGTGGGGATGCAACTGATTGGCAATGTCCTACGGGAAGACTTGTTGTTTAGGGTGGGTTACGCCTATCAGCAGGTCACCGACTGGCACACCCATACCCCCCCTAGCTAATAACTTCCCATAACCCACAAAAAAAGCCCCCCGGGGGGGCCTGTCCATAGCTTGTGGTTAGGAATTAGAGGGCGTTACCACGAGGCAGTACTTCTTCTGGGAAGACGAATTTTTCGTGAGGTTGATCTTGGGCCGCCATCCAGGCGCGCAATCCTTCGTTTAGTAGTATGTTCTTGGTGTAGAAGGTTTCAAACTCGGGGTCTTCTGCCGCCCTTAACTCCTGGGAGACGAAGTCATAGGCGCGCAGGTTAAAGGCCAATCCTACCACGCCGATAGCACTCATCCACAGGCCGGTTACCGGCACAA
This sequence is a window from Geminocystis sp. M7585_C2015_104. Protein-coding genes within it:
- a CDS encoding photosystem II D2 protein (photosystem q(a) protein), whose translation is VPVTGLWMSAIGVVGLAFNLRAYDFVSQELRAAEDPEFETFYTKNILLNEGLRAWMAAQDQPHEKFVFPEEVLPRGNAL